Proteins found in one Canis aureus isolate CA01 chromosome 19, VMU_Caureus_v.1.0, whole genome shotgun sequence genomic segment:
- the MISP gene encoding mitotic interactor and substrate of PLK1 encodes MDRVTRYPIFSIPHSPRLAGLAPDEDASYTFEVLDVGPKASGWGQDRPPAWPADREAQPSAARTGASLPGRPSPWTLSGKADGEEEVTAFRRDTRDTQARRPQDLEQERRAVIQDQALRKSSTVATLHGAPGPRDPRDPSQAPSGPPEDDAVDREQIDFLAARQQFLSLEQASAGGALHPPTRAAPARAPLGASQAPRPPSGLFLANGYVVPPKPQEREVVLEEKSKSGPPAASGAWAAGDPGSPDQGGAPELPTETPIEREIRLAQEREADLRERRGLRQAHAQQELVQVPSRPLLTRVGLLPAPRRERGRPSLYVQRDLAQETQREEAHRQGLQSRRSAASPGAQPGLRRARSSDSVLDEPGKVSRALPEPSPPYLRPGSPPPVSRASKAQVGEAARARTPLSGPSGKPWGARQRSSRPPSEPPRAHGAVIPWEYFHLSPLRFRVPDAPPPEAAPARGWDRGAALASRLQRSGSSELLDREVENVLRREREVAAERRSALFPEVFSPPAEDEDREPGSRSSSAASGVTGRYSVSEAHFFSPVLLHSGLVWTADGPAQAAPGQRKKEQRYASINSLDRIDSEVLEATRVTHHKNAMAQRWEAGIFSKD; translated from the exons ATGGACCGCGTGACCAGATACCCCATCTTCAGCATCCCTCACTCGCCCCgcctggctggcctggccccTGATGAAGACGCCAGCTACACGTTTGAGGTGCTGGATGTGGGGCCCAAGGCCAGTGGCTGGGGCCAGGACAGGCCACCGGCGTGGCCCGCTGACCGAGAGGCCCAGCCGAGCGCAGCCAGGACTGGGGCGTCCCTCCCGGGCCGGCCGTCGCCGTGGACGCTCTCTGGGAAGGCTGACGGCGAGGAGGAGGTGACGGCCTTCCGCCGGGACACAAGGGACACCCAGGCTCGACGGCCGCAGGACCTGGAGCAGGAGCGCCGGGCGGTCATCCAGGACCAGGCCCTCCGGAAGAGCAGCACGGTGGCCACGCTCCATGGCGCCCCCGGCCCGCGGGACCCCCGGGACCCCAGCCAAGCCCCGTCAGGGCCCCCGGAGGACGACGCGGTGGACAGGGAGCAGATCGACTTCCTGGCAGCCAGGCAGCAGTTCCTGAGTCTGGAGCAGGCCAGTGCGGGGGGCGCGCTCCACCCTCCGACACGGGCGGCCCCCGCACGAGCCCCCCTGggggccagccaggccccccggccccccagcggGCTGTTCCTGGCCAACGGGTACGTGGTCCCGCCGAAGCCCCAGGAGAGGGAGGTGGTCCTGGAAGAGAAGAGCAAGAGCGGCCCGCCTGCTGCCTCTGGCGCCTGGGCTGCGGGTGACCCCGGCTCCCCGGACCAAGGGGGGGCCCCAGAGCTCCCCACGGAGACCCCCATCGAGCGGGAGATCCGGCTGGCCCAGGAGCGGGAAGCGGACCTGCGGgagcggagggggctgcggcagGCCCACGCCCAGCAGGAGCTGGTGCAGGTCCCCAGCCGGCCGCTGCTGACCAGGGTgggcctcctccccgccccccggcgcGAGCGAGGGCGCCCGTCCCTCTACGTGCAGCGGGACTTGGCGCAGGAGACGCAGCGGGAGGAGGCCCACCGGCAGGGGCTGCAGAGCAGGCGGAGCGCGGCCTCCCCGGGGGCGCAGCCCGGGCTCCGGAGAGCGCGCAGCTCAGACTCCGTCCTGGATGAGCCCGGGAAGGTGAGCCGCGCCCTGCCGGAGCCCTCCCCGCCCTacctgcgccccgggagcccCCCGCCCGTGTCCCGGGCCTCGAAGGCGCAGGTGGGGGAGGCCGCGCGCGCCCGGACGCCTCTCTCGGGACCCTCCGGAAAGCCCTGGGGCGCGAGGCAGAGGAGCAGCAGGCCCCCCTCGGAGCCCCCGCGCGCCCACGGGGCGGTCATCCCCTGGGAGTACTTCCACCTGAGTCCCCTGCGGTTCCGGGTTCCCGACGCGCCCCCGCCGGAGGCCGCCCCCGCCCGAGGCTGGGACCGGGGCGCCGCGCTGGCGTCGAGGCTGCAGAGGTCCGGGTCGTCGGAGCTGCTGGACAGGGAGGTGGAGAACGTCCTGCGGCGCGAGCGGGAGGTGGCGGCCGAGCGACGGAGCGCGCTGTTCCCGGAGGTCTTCTCCCCGCCGGCCGAGGATGAGGACCGGGAGCCGGGCTCCAGGAGCTCCTCCGCGGCCTCGG GCGTCACTGGCCGCTACTCCGTGTCCGAGGCCCACTTCTTCAGCCCCGTCCTGCTGCACTCCGGCCTCGTGTGGACGGCGGACGGCCCTGCCCAGGCTGCtcctgggcagaggaagaaggagcagcGG TACGCCAGCATCAACTCCCTAGACCGCATCGACTCGGAG GTCCTGGAAGCCACGCGGGTGACCCACCACAAGAACGCCATGGCACAGCGCTGGGAAGCGGGCATCTTCAGCAAGGACTGA
- the PALM gene encoding paralemmin-1 isoform X1 — translation MVHAANPRAAGRGRVLAAETTSQQERLQAIAEKRRRQAEVENKRRQLEDDRRQLQHLKSKALRERWLLEGTPSAASEGGEDMRRQMQEDEQKARLLEESICRLQKEIEVLEDAGPLPTAGDAPAAPSPAKAHKAEVLVDSQQVPAGTPKETRASNTPVRTAEGSTMMKAAMYSVEITVEKDKVTGETRVLSSTTLLPREPLPQGIKVYEDETKVVHAVDGTAENGIHPLSSSEVDELIHKADEVTLSEAGSTAGTAETRGASREPVQTTPSRREITGVQAQPGEATSGPPGIQPGQEPPVTMIFMGYQNVEDEAESQKVLGLQDTITAELVVIEDAAEPKEPAPPNGSAAEPPPTAGSREENQVGPEAPASDPQDLDTKKQRCKCCSIM, via the exons ATGGTGCACGCTGCAAACCCGAGGGCTGCAGGGCGAGGCCG GGTCCTGGCGGCAGAGACCACGTCTCAGCAGGAGCGGCTCCAGGCCATTGCA GAGAAGCGGAGGCGGCAGGCCGAGGTGGAGAACAAGCGCCGGCAGCTGGAGGACGACCGACGGCAGCTGCAGCACCTGAAG tcCAAGGCGCTGCGGGAGCGCTGGCTGCTGGAGGGGACGCCGTCGGCGGCGTCGGAGGGCGGTGAGGACATGCGGAGGCAGATGCAGGAGGACGAGCAGAAGGCGCGGCTGCTGGAGGAGTCCATCTGCAG GCTGCAGAAGGAGATCGAGGTGCTGGAGGACGCAGGCCCGCTGCCCACCGCCGGGGACGCACCCGCCGCCCCGAGCCCCGCCAAGGCCCACAAGGCCGAGGTGCTTGTGGATTCTCAGCAG GTCCCGGCGGGCACACCCAAAG AGACACGAGCATCCAACACCCCCGTGAGGACGGCCGAGGGCTCCACCATGATGAAGGCAG CCATGTACTCGGTCGAGATCACGGTGGAGAAGGACAAGGTGACGGGGGAGACGCGGGTGCTGTCCAGCACCACCTTGCTCCCCCGGGAGCCGCTCCCTCAGGGCATCAAGGTCTACGAAGACGAGACCAAAG tgGTCCACGCCGTGGACGGTACCGCGGAGAACGGGATCCACCCGCTGAGCTCCTCTGAGGTGGACGAGCTCATCCACAAGGCCGACGAGGTCACGCTGAGCGAGGCAGGGTCCACGGCCGGGacagcagagacccggggggcGTCCAGGGAGCCCGTGCAGACCACACCGTCCAGGCGGGAGATCACGGGCGTGCAGGCGCAGCCGGGAGAGGCCACGTCGGGGCCGCCGGGCATCCAGCCTGGCCAGGAGCCCCCCGTCACCATGATCTTCATGGGTTACCAGAACGTGGAGGACGAGGCCGAGAGCCAGAAGGTGCTGGGGCTGCAGGACACCATCACGGCGGAGCTGGTGGTCATCGAGGACGCCGCGGAGCCCAAGGAGCCCGCGCCCCCCAACGGCAGCGCCGCAGAGCCCCCCCCGACCGCGGGCTCCAGGGAAGAGAACCAGGTGGGGCCCGAGGCCCCGGCCAGCGACCCCCAGGACCTCGACACGAAGAAGCAGCGCTGTAAATGCTGCTCCATCATGTGA
- the PALM gene encoding paralemmin-1 isoform X2, with translation MEVLAAETTSQQERLQAIAEKRRRQAEVENKRRQLEDDRRQLQHLKSKALRERWLLEGTPSAASEGGEDMRRQMQEDEQKARLLEESICRLQKEIEVLEDAGPLPTAGDAPAAPSPAKAHKAEVLVDSQQVPAGTPKETRASNTPVRTAEGSTMMKAAMYSVEITVEKDKVTGETRVLSSTTLLPREPLPQGIKVYEDETKVVHAVDGTAENGIHPLSSSEVDELIHKADEVTLSEAGSTAGTAETRGASREPVQTTPSRREITGVQAQPGEATSGPPGIQPGQEPPVTMIFMGYQNVEDEAESQKVLGLQDTITAELVVIEDAAEPKEPAPPNGSAAEPPPTAGSREENQVGPEAPASDPQDLDTKKQRCKCCSIM, from the exons ATGGA GGTCCTGGCGGCAGAGACCACGTCTCAGCAGGAGCGGCTCCAGGCCATTGCA GAGAAGCGGAGGCGGCAGGCCGAGGTGGAGAACAAGCGCCGGCAGCTGGAGGACGACCGACGGCAGCTGCAGCACCTGAAG tcCAAGGCGCTGCGGGAGCGCTGGCTGCTGGAGGGGACGCCGTCGGCGGCGTCGGAGGGCGGTGAGGACATGCGGAGGCAGATGCAGGAGGACGAGCAGAAGGCGCGGCTGCTGGAGGAGTCCATCTGCAG GCTGCAGAAGGAGATCGAGGTGCTGGAGGACGCAGGCCCGCTGCCCACCGCCGGGGACGCACCCGCCGCCCCGAGCCCCGCCAAGGCCCACAAGGCCGAGGTGCTTGTGGATTCTCAGCAG GTCCCGGCGGGCACACCCAAAG AGACACGAGCATCCAACACCCCCGTGAGGACGGCCGAGGGCTCCACCATGATGAAGGCAG CCATGTACTCGGTCGAGATCACGGTGGAGAAGGACAAGGTGACGGGGGAGACGCGGGTGCTGTCCAGCACCACCTTGCTCCCCCGGGAGCCGCTCCCTCAGGGCATCAAGGTCTACGAAGACGAGACCAAAG tgGTCCACGCCGTGGACGGTACCGCGGAGAACGGGATCCACCCGCTGAGCTCCTCTGAGGTGGACGAGCTCATCCACAAGGCCGACGAGGTCACGCTGAGCGAGGCAGGGTCCACGGCCGGGacagcagagacccggggggcGTCCAGGGAGCCCGTGCAGACCACACCGTCCAGGCGGGAGATCACGGGCGTGCAGGCGCAGCCGGGAGAGGCCACGTCGGGGCCGCCGGGCATCCAGCCTGGCCAGGAGCCCCCCGTCACCATGATCTTCATGGGTTACCAGAACGTGGAGGACGAGGCCGAGAGCCAGAAGGTGCTGGGGCTGCAGGACACCATCACGGCGGAGCTGGTGGTCATCGAGGACGCCGCGGAGCCCAAGGAGCCCGCGCCCCCCAACGGCAGCGCCGCAGAGCCCCCCCCGACCGCGGGCTCCAGGGAAGAGAACCAGGTGGGGCCCGAGGCCCCGGCCAGCGACCCCCAGGACCTCGACACGAAGAAGCAGCGCTGTAAATGCTGCTCCATCATGTGA
- the PALM gene encoding paralemmin-1 isoform X3, producing the protein MVHAANPRAAGRGRVLAAETTSQQERLQAIAEKRRRQAEVENKRRQLEDDRRQLQHLKSKALRERWLLEGTPSAASEGGEDMRRQMQEDEQKARLLEESICRLQKEIEVLEDAGPLPTAGDAPAAPSPAKAHKAEVLVDSQQVPAGTPKETRASNTPVRTAEGSTMMKAVVHAVDGTAENGIHPLSSSEVDELIHKADEVTLSEAGSTAGTAETRGASREPVQTTPSRREITGVQAQPGEATSGPPGIQPGQEPPVTMIFMGYQNVEDEAESQKVLGLQDTITAELVVIEDAAEPKEPAPPNGSAAEPPPTAGSREENQVGPEAPASDPQDLDTKKQRCKCCSIM; encoded by the exons ATGGTGCACGCTGCAAACCCGAGGGCTGCAGGGCGAGGCCG GGTCCTGGCGGCAGAGACCACGTCTCAGCAGGAGCGGCTCCAGGCCATTGCA GAGAAGCGGAGGCGGCAGGCCGAGGTGGAGAACAAGCGCCGGCAGCTGGAGGACGACCGACGGCAGCTGCAGCACCTGAAG tcCAAGGCGCTGCGGGAGCGCTGGCTGCTGGAGGGGACGCCGTCGGCGGCGTCGGAGGGCGGTGAGGACATGCGGAGGCAGATGCAGGAGGACGAGCAGAAGGCGCGGCTGCTGGAGGAGTCCATCTGCAG GCTGCAGAAGGAGATCGAGGTGCTGGAGGACGCAGGCCCGCTGCCCACCGCCGGGGACGCACCCGCCGCCCCGAGCCCCGCCAAGGCCCACAAGGCCGAGGTGCTTGTGGATTCTCAGCAG GTCCCGGCGGGCACACCCAAAG AGACACGAGCATCCAACACCCCCGTGAGGACGGCCGAGGGCTCCACCATGATGAAGGCAG tgGTCCACGCCGTGGACGGTACCGCGGAGAACGGGATCCACCCGCTGAGCTCCTCTGAGGTGGACGAGCTCATCCACAAGGCCGACGAGGTCACGCTGAGCGAGGCAGGGTCCACGGCCGGGacagcagagacccggggggcGTCCAGGGAGCCCGTGCAGACCACACCGTCCAGGCGGGAGATCACGGGCGTGCAGGCGCAGCCGGGAGAGGCCACGTCGGGGCCGCCGGGCATCCAGCCTGGCCAGGAGCCCCCCGTCACCATGATCTTCATGGGTTACCAGAACGTGGAGGACGAGGCCGAGAGCCAGAAGGTGCTGGGGCTGCAGGACACCATCACGGCGGAGCTGGTGGTCATCGAGGACGCCGCGGAGCCCAAGGAGCCCGCGCCCCCCAACGGCAGCGCCGCAGAGCCCCCCCCGACCGCGGGCTCCAGGGAAGAGAACCAGGTGGGGCCCGAGGCCCCGGCCAGCGACCCCCAGGACCTCGACACGAAGAAGCAGCGCTGTAAATGCTGCTCCATCATGTGA